One genomic segment of Alosa sapidissima isolate fAloSap1 chromosome 13, fAloSap1.pri, whole genome shotgun sequence includes these proteins:
- the rhobtb3 gene encoding rho-related BTB domain-containing protein 3, translated as MSIHIVALGSECPGGVGSGEDVPGQAQMQGGLLWSYLGHSAMPGHGGIDGTLPGRHGLNPAFMEYQSRVFGDVRVMVQDCPSWDLLDSDWASVRSVLEQADIVVIKYSVNDKLAFQQVRNVYSPRLRPLLRHWGMPVILVAVGARLNDEGPPCTCPLCASDWSSCVPHSEGLQLSRDLGATYLELPSLNNFFVGRYFGSVLEYFMIQCLKQKAKERPDKRRGYRINEPRPPHLDQPARLPPVRVEESTFSQDLQWLLERGVQFADVAFYAGDSGKELGWAHAAVLCAVSPYFRQLLVGRQAWERPISRCACRERDGAVAGGGGGGGGGGPHSLLSTWDGGLEDGGLPRPADGHLPGRLSRLVVKDPLLCVCLWETLMFLYRGAWEWEYLEEAVAEKLKSPLAVAQLMERVRSFVGREKCPRDTPTSRQPGPQALGNIFNSPLYSDVIFMVQGSVLPAHRAVLVARCDVMAAMFSGKYAEARSRVVPIHGVSSDTFLSFLEYLYTDTCCPASVLQAMAVLVCAEMYQVKRLQHLCEVCVCAYLQSMPSRELASTGISIIRLLRRAKCHNADQLYVWLLHFIANNYLIFSHKPDFIELTDEEREHVERLRWPSRGYLQELSEYQQRRRQLRKSRCNLM; from the exons at GTCCATTCACATTGTGGCGCTGGGCAGTGAGTGCCCTGGTGGCGTAGGTTCCGGGGAGGATGTCCCTGGACAGGCCCAGATGCAGGGGGGGCTGCTGTGGAGCTACCTGGGCCACAGTGCCATGCCTGGACACGGGGGCATAGACGGAACCCTCCCCGGCCGGCATGGCCTCAACCCTGCCTTCATGGAGTACCAGTCACGTGTATTCGGGGACGTCCGGGTCATGGTGCAGGACTGTCCGAGCTGG GATCTGTTGGACAGTGACTGGGCGAGTGTGCGGAGTGTTCTGGAACAGGCCGACATTGTGGTCATTAAGTACTCCGTGAATGACAAGCTGGCATTTCAGCAGGTGCGAAATGTATACTCGCCCCGTCTCCGTCCACTGCTGCGCCACTGGGGCATGCCTGTTATCCTGGTGGCAGTGGGGGCACGTCTAAACG acGAGGGCCCACCATGCACATGTCCACTGTGCGCGTCCGACTGGAGTAGCTGTGTCCCCCACAGCGAAGGCCTCCAGCTGTCCCGAGACCTGGGCGCCACCTACCTGGAGCTGCCCTCGCTCAACAACTTCTTTGTGGGCCGCTACTTCGGCAGcgtg ctgGAGTACTTCATGATCCAGTGTTTGAAGCAGAAGGCCAAAGAGCGTCCTGACAAGCGGCGTGGCTACAGGATCAATGAGCCCCGCCCACCACATCTGGACCAGCCAG CCCGTCTGCCCCCCGTGCGGGTGGAGGAGTCCACCTTCTCTCAGGACCTGCAGTGGCTGCTGGAGCGTGGCGTGCAGTTCGCGGACGTGGCCTTCTACGCCGGCGACTCGGGCAAGGAGCTGGGCTGGGCGCACGCCGCCGTCCTCTGCGCGGTCAGCCCCTACTTCCGCCAGCTGCTGGTGGGGCGGCAGGCCTGGGAGCGGCCCATCTCGCGCTGCGCCTGTCGGGAGCGCGACGGAGCCGTGGCtggtggcggcggtggtggtggtggcggcggccCCCACTCGCTGCTCTCCACCTGGGACGGGGGCCTGGAGGATGGGGGCCTGCCCCGCCCTGCCGACGGGCACCTCCCTGGACGCCTCTCACGCCTGGTGGTCAAGGACCCGCtgctgtgcgtgtgcctgtgggAGACGCTGATGTTTCTGTACAGAG gtgcgtGGGAGTGGGAGTACCTGGAGGAGGCGGTGGCTGAGAAGCTGAAGAGTCCTCTGGCCGTGGCTCAGCTCATGGAGAGAGTGCGCTCCTTTGTGGGCAGAGAAAAG tgcCCACGGGACACACCCACCTCTCGACAACCAGGACCTCAAGCGCTGGGAAACATTTTCAACTCGCCCCTCTACTCTGACGTCATCTTCATGGTGCAAG GAAGTGTGTTACCGGCGCACCGGGCGGTTCTAGTGGCCCGCTGTGATGTCATGGCGGCCATGTTTAGCGGCAAGTACGCGGAGGCCCGGAGCCGGGTGGTGCCCATCCACGGCGTCTCCTCGGAcaccttcctctctttcctggaGTACCTCTACACAGACACCTGCTGTCCAG CCAGTGTTCTACAGGCGATGGCGGTGCTGGTGTGTGCAGAGATGTACCAGGTGAAGCGTCTGCAGCACCtgtgcgaggtgtgtgtgtgcgcctaccTACAGAGCATGCCCAGCAGGGAGCTGGCATCCACCGGGATCAGCATCATACGGTTGCTAAGGAGAGcaaag TGTCACAATGCTGACCAGCTTTATGTTTGGCTCCTGCACTTCATCGCAAACAACTACCTGATCTTCAGCCACAAACCAGACTTCATCGAGCTCACAG ACGAGGAGCGGGAGCACGTGGAGAGGCTGCGCTGGCCGTCGAGGGGCTACCTGCAGGAGCTGAGCGAGTACCAGCAGCGCCGGCGGCAGCTGCGCAAGTCCCGCTGCAACCTCATGTGA